A single genomic interval of Leishmania panamensis strain MHOM/PA/94/PSC-1 chromosome 25 sequence harbors:
- the PEX2 gene encoding glycosome import protein (TriTrypDB/GeneDB-style sysID: LpmP.25.2320), producing MAWLGDAVDAQYTIDTVSKQQALLPSSNAFSIFPKDHVLRIFQLDALVLQQELVEILRTALFQVFDIPPLQHFRFAYQEELVLILDALLYRLSMWRTGQSIGDRLQNLVLRDEERARLLTLQNTKSILPSLAPSRRLLLVHAIMTLVMPYVTRKVQRKVLEARWEHEPATTARYRIAKAFRYAVIMWSLLSLANTFNFLMTGQYRTLVERILSLRLVYGSQRMARFTNLLYMNQHVQWQTWMSLFSALSLGRYFRRLLKSLSFAASSSASLSMNENLCSACHELPTVCQRSNCGHRYCYYCIKSRLLDSHSTGSFRCTKCGQAVHSCAPA from the coding sequence ATGGCGTGGCTCGGAGACGCGGTCGACGCACAGTACACGATTGACACGGTGTcgaagcagcaggcgctgctgccgtcctcCAACGCCTTCTCGATCTTCCCGAAGGATCATGTCCTGCGTATCTTCCAGCTAGATGCGCTTGTGCTGCAGCAAGAGCTCGTGGAGATTCTGCGCACGGCTCTCTTCCAGGTGTTCGACATCCCGCCCCTCCAGCACTTTCGCTTCGCCTAtcaggaggagctggtgctTATTTTGGATGCCCTGCTGTACCGTCTCTCCATGTGGCGCACGGGGCAGTCCATCGGGGACCGCCTGCAAAACCTAGTCCTTCGCGATGAGGAGCGAGCGCGGCTGCTGACTCTGCAGAACACGAAGTCGATCTTGCCTAGCCTCGCCCCATCCCGCCGACTCCTGCTGGTGCACGCGATCATGACCCTTGTGATGCCGTATGTAACCCGCAAGGTGCAACGCAAGGTACTGGAGGCTAGGTGGGAGCACGAGCCTGCTACGACGGCGCGGTACCGCATCGCCAAGGCGTTCCGGTACGCTGTCATAATGTggtctttgctctctcttgctAACACTTTCAATTTCCTGATGACGGGGCAGTACCGCACCCTCGTCGAGCGCATCCTGTCTCTCCGTCTCGTCTACGGCTCGCAACGGATGGCGCGCTTCACAAACTTGCTCTATATGAATCAGCACGTGCAGTGGCAGACGTGGATGTCGCTCTTCAGCGCTCTCAGTCTGGGACGGTACTTCCGGAGACTCCTGAAAAGCCTTAGTTTtgctgcgtcgtcgtcggcgtcgctTTCAATGAACGAGAATTTGTGCAGCGCGTGCCATGAGCTACCGACGGTGTGTCAGCGGTCGAACTGCGGCCACCGCTACTGCTATTACTGCATCAAGAGTCGACTACTCGACAGTCATTCCACCGGCTCCTTCCGCTGCACAAAGTGCGGCCAAGCcgtgcacagctgcgcccCTGCGTAA
- a CDS encoding hypothetical protein (TriTrypDB/GeneDB-style sysID: LpmP.25.2310) has translation MPRQPTKNRINMHDIVEQPLSAIPDAVDAVLRRPEPLDELEVQSIFFESSYILLRAEEALSAKDGNAFCALFKIFSEGFAHSEASFEEGIRTVVQNDSLLQTMHSIFKVVVEQEALPLHSAGTVELIQVLSSLCDGAALKDKCGAVFMRGFAKVLQRAYSNAEEARRHFHVQRGTATALINLVKGSKQNKQRLASWKFVADCCAASVDVFFQLQCVELLFRVSRQNKDVFSHLGGSLPLATIEELRALPNDGTLLSRMTLLIEHLNEGRAQVLRYPLKEVVAAETTLTSSTNAYFTPNYVIVMVTTANADNITIPYRIIRSITLGRDGRVIVRLEEFPVKLELLLSRTAGMDTVTFYMAQEDLATFKQSPVRQWIVEALQARKEEQHHHLPPQAPRSPDSTAKPAGKVEWATHKPLSSTATAASGAAAAAPCEASGDIDTARKKARLESATTAAVVPYTNQPPIGALLHGVDALIEQAATPNEAQAMLLQLRRLMEARKEVQRGKSLDDLSDAMQRIQSRVDETRRTAKENRAAWHQAMLEELERVEALVVGAQDKAAAGVEQLNDHLKKVKASNQAINERIACMDVELQRTLEELREEERRWTSEIHTKCMREAERLEFEVDQQLLNRSRPMTLLSDYMRH, from the coding sequence ATGCCCCGCCAACCGACCAAAAACCGCATTAACATGCACGACATTGTCGAGCAGCCCCTCAGCGCCATTCCAGATGCCGTGGACGCCGTCCTGCGCCGTCCAGAGCCGCTGGACGAGCTCGAAGTGCAGAGCATCTTCTTTGAGAGCTCGTACATACTGCTgcgagcagaggaggcgctcTCAGCCAAGGACGGAAACGCATTCTGCGCCCTCTTCAAGATTTTCTCTGAGGGCTTTGCCCACAGTGAGGCCTCCTTTGAAGAGGGGATTCGCACCGTAGTGCAAAACGACTCCCTGCTGCAGACAATGCACTCCATTTTCAAAGTGGTCGTGGAGCAGGAGGCCCTGCCATTGCACAGCGCCGGCACCGTCGAGCTTATCCAAGTACTCAGCAGCCTATGCGATGGCGCGGCGCTGAAGGACAAGTGCGGGGCGGTGTTTATGCGCGGGTTTGCCAAAGTATTGCAGCGGGCGTACTCAAacgccgaggaggcgcgccGGCACTTCCATGTGCAGCGAGGCACGGCGACAGCTCTCATCAACCTCGTGAAGGGGTCAAAGCAGAACAAGCAGCGTCTGGCATCGTGGAAGTTCGTCGCAgactgctgcgccgcctccgttGACGTTTTCTTCCAGTTGCAGTGCGTCGAGCTGCTGTTCCGCGTGTCGCGGCAGAACAAAGACGTCTTCTCACACCTCGGTGGGTCTCTCCCGCTAGCTACAATCGAGGAACTGCGAGCGCTGCCCAACGACGGCACGTTACTCTCTCGCATGACGCTGCTGATTGAGCACCTCAACGAAGGCcgcgcgcaggtgctgcgctACCCGCTGAAGGAAGTTGTGGCCGCCGAGACGACTCTGACAAGCTCCACTAATGCGTACTTTACGCCTAACTACGTGATTGTCATGGTCACAACCGCCAACGCCGACAACATAACCATACCGTACCGCATCATCCGGTCCATCACTCTCGGCCGCGACGGTCGCGTCATTGTACGTCTGGAGGAGTTCCCCGTCAAGCTGGAGTTGCTGCTGAGTCGCACAGCTGGGATGGACACCGTCACCTTCTACATGGCCCAAGAGGACCTCGCCACCTTCAAGCAGTCCCCGGTGCGGCAGTGGATCGTGGAGGCATTGCAGGCGCGGAAAGAggaacagcaccaccaccttccacCTCAAGCGCCGCGCTCCCCGGACTCAACAGCGAAGCCAGCTGGCAAGGTGGAATGGGCGACTCACAAGCCTTTGTCTTCCACAGCGACTGCTGCAtccggtgccgctgccgctgccccatGTGAGGCTTCCGGTGATATAGACACcgcgaggaagaaggcgcGGCTGGAGAGTGCCacaactgctgctgtggtgccttACACAAATCAGCCCCCTATTGGCGCCCTCCTGCACGGTGTGGATGCACTGATTGAGCAGGCAGCCACACCAAATGAGGCgcaggcgatgctgctgcagctgcgtcggctCATGGAGGCTCgcaaggaggtgcagcgtggCAAGTCGTTGGATGACCTGAGCGACGCCATGCAGCGCATCCAAAGCCGCGTTGACGAGACGCGCCGCACAGCGAAGGAGAACAGAGCGGCGTGGCACCAGGCCATGCTtgaggagctggagcgggTGGAGGCCCTAGTAGTCGGCGCGCAGgacaaggcggcggcgggggtggagcagctgaatGATCACCTGAAGAAGGTCAAGGCGAGCAATCAAGCCATCAACGAGCGGATTGCATGCATGGATGTTGAGCTGCAACGAACCTTGGAGGAGCTCCGtgaagaggagcggcgctggaCTAGCGAGATCCACACCAAGTGCATGCGCGAGGCAGAGCGCCTGGAGTTTGAGGTCGATCAACAACTTCTCAACCGTAGTCGGCCAATGACGCTCTTATCTGACTACATGCGACATTAG